A single window of Thalassomonas viridans DNA harbors:
- a CDS encoding SymE family type I addiction module toxin encodes MAKYHHTSESDPAKVKYPVYRQLTVQETVCGTAAKIRGIGINYVPVKLDPCVVLRGKWLGKAGFAVGQKLCIEVNQEAIKITPKQVDVANK; translated from the coding sequence ATGGCTAAATATCATCATACGTCAGAGTCTGACCCGGCAAAAGTAAAATATCCCGTATATCGGCAACTTACCGTGCAGGAAACCGTTTGCGGGACGGCAGCGAAAATCCGTGGCATAGGCATTAACTATGTACCGGTGAAGCTGGATCCCTGTGTTGTTCTCAGGGGCAAGTGGCTTGGGAAGGCCGGTTTTGCTGTCGGGCAAAAGCTCTGCATTGAGGTCAATCAGGAAGCAATCAAGATCACGCCTAAGCAGGTTGATGTTGCGAACAAGTAA
- a CDS encoding substrate-binding periplasmic protein, with product MYYLYLFILPLLFLPHANAGSTDTIRLATYLEPPMVDKVNNRYVGKNIEVVKLLAKNLKKKILFIPCPAARCLLLLKRGQADMMISVRKTPERERYLSFISPPFFTQHFPLRFFINSNNDLHIDNYQDLTPLSIGVIRGSSYFDRFDHDNQLTKVEVSSREQLVHMLLKNRIDTFIEREESVVSWLPESQYKKAFRLANYQYDRSVDSYIAIAKRSPLQQELPQLSATLARLVDTGVIGKILDKEDK from the coding sequence GTGTATTATCTTTATCTATTTATTTTACCGTTACTTTTTCTTCCACACGCAAATGCCGGGTCTACGGACACTATTCGCCTGGCCACTTATCTTGAACCCCCTATGGTGGACAAGGTCAATAACCGCTATGTCGGCAAAAACATCGAAGTAGTAAAGTTACTGGCTAAAAACCTTAAGAAAAAAATTCTCTTTATCCCCTGTCCGGCTGCCCGCTGCCTGTTATTGCTGAAAAGGGGACAGGCAGATATGATGATTTCCGTACGAAAAACACCAGAGCGGGAGCGTTACCTCAGCTTTATTTCACCGCCCTTTTTTACCCAGCATTTTCCCCTGAGGTTTTTTATCAACAGCAATAATGACCTGCATATAGACAATTACCAGGATTTAACGCCGCTTTCCATCGGCGTTATACGTGGCAGCAGCTACTTCGACAGATTTGACCACGACAATCAATTAACAAAAGTTGAAGTCAGCAGCAGGGAGCAACTGGTACATATGCTACTAAAAAACCGAATAGATACCTTTATCGAACGGGAAGAGTCCGTGGTTTCCTGGCTACCTGAATCCCAGTATAAAAAAGCGTTCAGGCTTGCCAACTACCAATATGACAGAAGCGTTGATTCCTATATAGCCATAGCTAAGAGATCACCGCTGCAACAGGAACTGCCACAGCTTTCGGCAACCCTGGCCAGACTGGTCGACACCGGCGTTATCGGCAAAATACTGGACAAAGAAGACAAATAA
- a CDS encoding YacL family protein — MEYEFVHDAITGAAKAKFSYGHEAIGPWLEVEIGDNTQKMTDMLTAIANIDSGKKNEIMITGREYSVTFSHDDVIVQNNSSINGEAQDMPAELAEDFDDYEQSCSSTCGIDDFRQLLLSWAKFTNSLQ; from the coding sequence TTGGAATACGAATTTGTTCATGATGCTATTACCGGTGCGGCAAAAGCAAAGTTTTCTTATGGACATGAAGCGATCGGTCCCTGGCTGGAAGTTGAAATTGGCGATAACACGCAAAAAATGACGGACATGCTGACGGCGATAGCCAATATAGATTCCGGTAAGAAGAATGAAATCATGATCACCGGACGTGAATACTCAGTTACTTTCAGCCATGATGATGTTATCGTACAAAATAACTCCAGTATTAACGGGGAAGCCCAGGATATGCCGGCCGAGCTGGCAGAAGATTTTGATGATTATGAACAGAGTTGTTCAAGCACCTGCGGTATTGACGATTTCAGGCAGCTGTTATTATCTTGGGCGAAATTTACTAATAGTTTACAATAA
- a CDS encoding efflux RND transporter periplasmic adaptor subunit → MDFTSTQDGDSSQLPNSGGRRMVPLRYVLTPIAIILAAIFILIVATVLAPKPVKKPQVFKAPLVEVMPLEYQDTTFRIASQGSVAPRTETRLVSEVSGPITQVSDNFLVGGFFRKGEMLLSIDDISYKVALQQARSRLETAEASLIEEQARVEQAEDEWLLTGKSLKDAPVMALRTPNLKKAKAELAAARANVAEAEVKLARTKIVAPYDAMLKAKNVDIGQYVTTGSELATTFAVDYAEVRLPVKQKDVEFLNLPRINQGKGQGMAVELYYQLAGKTYRWPAVITRYEGVVDSASRVHYVVAQLDDPYNVLNKSSRDEIRVGTFVKASIQGKQISGVAAIPRSALHGADRIYLAGDDNALMMQKINVLRSDLDYVYTRDKLDTGLRLVLTNLDTAVEGMALRIHGEEGERLARDEAGGKAPQNSQASF, encoded by the coding sequence ATGGACTTTACCAGCACTCAGGACGGCGATAGTTCTCAGCTCCCTAACTCCGGGGGCAGGCGTATGGTGCCGTTACGTTATGTTCTCACCCCCATTGCCATTATTTTGGCAGCTATTTTCATTCTTATTGTTGCCACTGTGCTGGCACCTAAACCGGTTAAAAAGCCCCAGGTTTTTAAAGCGCCGCTGGTGGAAGTGATGCCTTTGGAGTACCAAGACACTACCTTTCGCATTGCCAGCCAGGGCAGTGTGGCACCAAGAACCGAAACCCGCCTGGTTTCTGAGGTTTCCGGGCCGATCACTCAGGTATCGGATAATTTTCTGGTGGGGGGCTTTTTCCGTAAGGGAGAGATGCTGTTATCCATAGATGATATTTCCTATAAAGTTGCTTTGCAGCAGGCCAGGTCAAGACTGGAGACGGCAGAGGCTTCCCTGATCGAAGAGCAGGCCAGGGTAGAGCAGGCGGAAGATGAATGGCTGTTAACCGGCAAGTCCCTGAAAGATGCGCCGGTAATGGCGCTGCGCACTCCCAACTTAAAAAAGGCCAAAGCCGAGTTGGCGGCTGCCAGGGCCAATGTTGCCGAGGCGGAAGTTAAACTGGCGCGTACGAAAATAGTGGCCCCTTATGATGCTATGCTAAAGGCGAAAAATGTCGATATCGGCCAGTATGTGACTACCGGCAGTGAACTGGCGACGACTTTTGCCGTTGATTATGCCGAGGTACGTTTACCGGTAAAACAAAAGGATGTTGAGTTTCTTAATTTGCCCCGTATCAATCAGGGCAAAGGGCAGGGAATGGCGGTTGAACTCTATTATCAACTGGCGGGGAAAACATATCGCTGGCCGGCAGTGATCACCCGGTATGAAGGTGTGGTGGACAGTGCCAGCCGGGTGCATTATGTGGTGGCGCAGCTTGATGACCCCTACAATGTGCTTAATAAAAGCAGCCGCGACGAAATACGTGTCGGCACTTTTGTAAAAGCCAGTATCCAGGGCAAGCAAATATCAGGCGTGGCCGCTATTCCCCGCAGTGCCCTGCACGGTGCAGACCGCATTTACCTGGCGGGGGACGACAATGCCCTGATGATGCAAAAAATCAACGTGCTGCGCAGTGATCTCGATTATGTCTATACCCGGGATAAACTGGATACCGGGCTGAGGTTAGTGTTAACAAACCTGGACACTGCCGTTGAGGGCATGGCGCTACGCATTCATGGTGAAGAAGGTGAACGCCTGGCCCGCGATGAAGCCGGCGGCAAAGCTCCGCAAAACTCACAGGCTAGCTTCTGA